The genomic region ttattCCCCTTGCCTTTTATCTCGTTGCACAATGAGATTTACAGGGGACAACCTTAAATCGTCCAGTAGTGAGGCAAGAAATAGGTTAATGCCCAACCATAAGGTCACAGTTAGTTGAGTTGTGATCCAGCTGACCGTGACAATAGGATACTCGTTCGTCTCTGTAAGCACAAAAGGTGCTTGAGAGGGGGAGTGCGCTGTCCAAGAGCAGCAGAGACATATGTACTGCTGGCAGTGAAAACTTCCATGATGACCATGAGGCCATAGAGggctttcaattcaattcaattttattttatttagagctggtctagactgtactctgtgatgttatttacagaaacccaacaattcacCAAGAacaagcactaggcaacagagacaaggaaaaacttccttttaagaggcagacaCCTCAAGAActatggctcagggtgggggggcatctgcctcaaccggttgggggtgagcaaaacagacagagacagagagacagagagagagagagacagataaaaacagagaagagacagacagagaaagagagagagagagagagagagagagagagagagagagagagagacggacaaatacagagaagagacagacagagaaagagagagagagacatggagaactGTAGAAGAGGGTGTCAAACAGGCACATAGAGGCAGCAGGgaactccaaccacagatccagacccCACagagagccagaaacacctgcaggaggcgataggaggagagaggagaggggcgaaaGACCACAAGACTacaggggcgagagagcacaagactactCCTGTAATACTCCTGTCCTGAACTGACTTTGAATTGTAAAATTGGTGGAGTTtccctttaaaaccagaaattATTGGTCATAAAGAGGTGATTCGTGTGCTTTTGATTTAGGCAGTTTTACCTCAACCATACTTGCCCAAAGCCAACATACGTGCTGGAAAAGTAAATAGGAGTGCTTTCAGATGTTTTGCTCTGTTGGCTCTGTCCGAGTCTGAGATATATTTCACAGTATTGATAGTCACCCTTGAAATGAATTAAGTTGTGTTGGACTGGCTCGCATATCCAGCATGTTGAGGAAGGGATAATCCAATCATCTTCTGTTGCTCTGCATGGGAAATTCAGCTGCTGTTCACAATGCTTAACAACAGCAGTAACATTGTTGATCCCAATCCCTAATCTCTTACAGATTTACAACACTCCCATTggcatagacagtgaaagaaatggcaGCCCATTGCAGTTCTATGGCAATCAAATGTGTGAGAGGAATACATTTGATGAAAtaagaagaaattaaaaagaaaaaccacaACGGCAGTATCAATTTTTTGGACCTGACGTTTACAGTTAGTGGTTCTCTTCTGTCCAACCCCTATTTCCACTATTTAGGCCATAGATTTATTAGGAATAGGCAAAGAACATAACATGGTGGAAAAAGCTGCCAATGGATTCAAAATGTCTACTCAATCAATGTTCACTGTTTCCAATAAAAGGAGTTAAATGTGAGGCGCTTGTTTCTGTGTCCACAGCTTGCAATGATGTAATTGACAGATGTTAAGCTTTTTGTCATGCACAATAGGAGAGAATATACAGCGGTAAATCTATTTTGCTTCCTTACAGCTTAACTCAACACCTCATAAAAGTCCTGTTTTGCTGACCAAGGGTTTAGGTTTTCAAATGTACTCCACGATGTGTCAGTACACTGTGACATCATTGTTGGGTGTTGTTAACGGTGCAATAGAGCACATTCTGACCAAGCAAAGTTACTCTTAAAGCAAGCATTGATCCGTTTTTAATTAACTGATTTGTACTAATTTGTATTGCAAATGGAATGTTTTCCTTTACAAAATTAGCTAATGGCTGTGTCATAGGTGGATGAAATTCAGAGGTAAGAGATGGGTATGCATAGGCACAGCCCTTCAACTGAACTGAAACTTCAAGCCAGTTTTCGCATTAAAGTTGGCTTCTTGGTAATACATTTTATCCCCTTACAAATACCTCTGTGAGTTATAAAAGTATTCTGATTCCTCAAGCATGAGGTGAAATGACAGGTTGCAGTAATAACAAGATTATAaaactttttattgatcccctctGATGATGAATTTATAAAGCAATTTCCACACATATCTCAGATtcacataattttttttatggcaCCATTACTTTCTATAATTtcaccagaaaaaaatattcatgtgGCTGTGGCCATGGTTTTATTTATACAAATGATGAGGAAGTATGTGTTTTGAATAGACCCACTGTAAAATAGCAATTACACTGTATCAACATTCCCCAAAACAGAATTAGCAGGGCCAGTAAGATGATTCAGCCAGTGATTTTGGGTGcaagataaaatatacattccACTGACATTTTGTCTGACAACGGTGTTAAACTCTGGCGGACAGAACAGTTAAGGAAGCACAATTGGTTTCCCCTTTGGAAGCAACACAGTGGTAAACAACTGATGGACAATATTAAACCCAAGGGGAGAAGCTGAGTATGACAAACTGATTTATGCTGCGGCAGACCCATCAATTCTTCATCTTTCTCAGTGCCTGGAGATGTTTCTTTAGCCTCCGTCTCACCGTGCTAGTCATTACATTTATCCCTGTTCTCTAAGTgctaatacatttacattttaagtgcTGCTCAGTAATAAAAAAGGTGGAATGAGATGAGGCCTTTAACCATTTCTAAAACAAACACTATGAACTCATTTCAATGAGGAGTCCCTCCACCTACAAACTCCCCCAACAGTCCTTCCCCCCACAGCTTGGCCACTGCTCCACAGTGCAGGTCAACAGTGTTGCGGTTTGAGTTTTCTCAGTTTCACTCACAGTTCCCATCTTCATATCAAGGTTCACTCAAAAGAGTCTGCCTCAAACAGGTGGCTCCACATTAGTCATTTGTCCAGTCATTAGTCATTTGATTCTCTGTGAACGCCGTCGTCGCTTTAagactgtggaaaaaaaacattttgtaaccAATAGTTATCAACTGAAGTCACAGGTTAAGTTCACAGGCACAAAATGGGAAATGAGGGGGTTTAGGTTGTTTGTCTCTACCGTCTCAGTGGACTGACATGCTAGTCTTCGGGTAGGGTCTAATTCCAAATTGCGTATTATTAACAGTCTCACTCAAGAATTCACTCGGCTGcatttaagaaaacatgaaCCTGGAGACAGCCTTCAGGGTATTTTTTTCACTTCTCgtgtttttctgtttggatGAAACAAATGCACTGTCTTCATCAAAGCTGGGTTTCATCTGTAATGACAAATATGAGAGCCAAAACGGCAATTTTTGCAGAGACATAAACCATCACATAAggaccaaaataaataaacaaagagagCTGTGCAGGATTTGATTACTAAACAAAACAACGGATGGAAATAGCAAAGCATTTTTCAAATACAGCCCAGTTTGTACCTAAGTAAATTATCTACACGCTTGTGATGCATCTCATCAGATACAATACAATGGAATACAATACTGATCTTAGGTGAATAATCTTGAGAGGTATAACCAAGGCCAGCCAGCCATGATAAGCGCTTCACCGTGCCAACTACTGAGTAAGGTAATAACAAGCCTACTTTAAGACAAGTGGTTATTGGGTCGTTTGAAATAGAACAATTCACAGCTTTACAAAGCCCTTTCCTTGGATAGCTGGTAGGGCACATCAATATAGTTGAGGCATTTGGAACAATGACTTGATAAGACTACATACTGTGTATGACCGGTGAGCAGGAAAAGAGTACCAAATCCATTTTGAATTGACTGCTGTGGCTCCTGTATGTAAAAGAGGAACTCTACCTTCAACCAAGTTAACTTTGACCTTTCCATAGTGTATACATTCTTTGCTTACATGTCACACAGAAagagcagaaaagaaaacatacacagGCCATTACTAAGATGGGAAAGAAACAGTCAGCTGTGCATTTACACCTGGGGCACTGGCTGCTGCTTCCTGCAGTGAACTGTTCCCACATGGTTTCAGTTCCAGTTATTCACATACTGTAATTTCAGTGCAGTGAACAGCAGGTATTTTGGAATGGGAGACCAGAAGAAGAAGGCACAGAGGGGTGCTTCAGAAGTGTCCATGCGAAGGGAAATTGTGCATCTATACAGTTTACCAATAACACTGTGAACAGGATCTGGTACAGTACATCATGTGTAACAGTAGTCTATATCTGGGATTCCTCCTTCTCTGTAGCCACGGTTGGTGCCATGTCCTGCATTAGAAACATGGCTGTCACCTTTGTACAGGCCAGTGCCATTGGAGGGGAATATGGTATGAATGATGTAATCCTCTCGTATGGGTTTTGGCTGCATTGGCTGGCACGCTGCCATAGGCGTCATCTGTAACCCTGGACTACGTATCTCCAAGATGGTATTGTCCTTCTTGGTGCCTGACTCAATGTAATCATCATAGGTCTTGTTTTTTCTGGAGCTGCTGCGAGTATAGTGGTCACGGGAGCACAAATGCCCAGTCCTATGTCCATACCAACAGAAGATGCCAAAAATAAGAGCCAAAGATACAATGGCGGTAGCCCCACCAATAATCCCTGCAAGGGGCAGcacggtcatctgcctcgactcttcatcatcctcctcctccaaagGGGTGAGGTCAGTCGTTTCAGCTTTTGCACACACCAGAGCTTCATCAGAGTCAGCATCTCCAGAAATTGCTCCTTTGCTTTCTGAACTGGCAGCGAGGGGCACCATGCAGATTATGTAGCTGGAGCGTGGTTGGAGGGAGCTAAGCAGGTACTCTCGACGATCGCCCCGGACCAGGGTCTCTGTGATTGATCCCATGGCATTCCCAGTTCCCAATCGGAGCCAGCTCAGCCTGAAGGAAGAGCTGGGCTGGGCCACGCTCCAGGTAACACGGACGCTGTTGTGAGAGAGGGGCTTCACGTTAAGGGCCAGACTCTTCCCTACACCACTGCTGCTAAGGGTGTAGTCTAAGCCAGAGTCAGGAAGGCCCAGGCCAGGTCGCTTTGAGTGGAGGGTGAAGAGAGAGCCCTGTGGAGGGGTTAGAGTGGTAGAGCTATCCACTCCACCCCCACCCACTCTGTCTCTGGTCCCTGCTGTCCTTATCACCTCACACTCTTCCATCTCACTGGTCAGGTCTACCAAAGCCATGTCTCGTACCCTGTCAGGTCCATGGCAGGTGAGACCTCTGACAGTGATGGAGTTACCACGGGCATGCAGCCAGTCATACAGCCAACGCAGGTTGCAGCCACAGTGCCAAGGATTGCCTCGCACTAGCAGCTGACCCAGGCTGTCGAGGTCTTTGAACAGTCCCCTAGGCAGGGTGGTCAGGTTGTTTCCTGACAGGTCCAGTCTCAGCAGCCTGTGCATGCCATCCAAGGACCCACGTGGCATATGAGTCAAGGCGTTTTCTTGTAGAGACAGGCGCTGAAGATGGGCGCTGGGCAGGTTGACAGGTGGGGTCTGGAGGGAGTTACGGACTAGGGACAACTCGGTTAAGTTGGAAAGGCGGGAGAATGTGTCATCGGCAATGCGCTGGTTTGCCAAAAGGTTCCCATCCAGGACAAGACATCTTAGTGAGGCAAGGCCTCGGAAGGCGTGGGTTGGGATAGTGGAGATTCGGTTGTCATCCAAACGGAGTTCTTCCAGAGAGGCAGGCAGTCCAGAGGGGATACTGGACAGGTGGTTGCGTGACAGGAAAAGTAGGCGCAACCGTGGGTTGTCAGCAAAGGCCTGGTCCTCAATGCTGACGGTGGAAATAGAATTGTCGTCCAAGTGGAGCTTCTCTAGCAAGGGCATCCGAGCCAGTGCACTACGAGGAATAGTGCGTATGTTGTTGTCCTGTAAATGAAGTTCACGGATGGATGGTGGCAGGTGCATGGGAAATTCATCCAGTTCATTATCATAGAGGTAGACCACACGGATTGAAAGCTGGCGCTCCAAAGAGGTGGGCAAACCTGGGTTGTTTATCTGGTTGTTCTGAAGGTAGAGGACGGACGCAGAAGGAGGCAGCGACGGAATGGAGCTTAGACCACGATCATTACAGTAGATAAAGTCCTCATCGCACCTGCATACAGATGGGCATATTATGTCCCTGTCTCCTATGTACCCTTGTATCGTGGCTGTAGCAAACTGAAGCATGCCAGCACGAAGTGTCAAGATGAGGAACAACAGGAAGAGCCGAGCCGGCAGCTTAGCCACACCTACAGGTGCCATTATGGTGAACATAAGCACTGTCTCTCTTTTACAGGTCTGTTGTTAATCCTCAAATCGTTGCAGTGAGCTGGAATCCTGTGACCTCCATCctgaggaagaaagagaaattgCAGTAAGCACTAAGGCACAAACGGATTAGGTAATGGTCTCAGGTGACAAGATAAATAAGGTGATTTCAGtaaaaagtttcagtttagCTTATTCATGGCTTTAAATCTTAACAACATTAGAGTCGAGGAACATGCTACAattgagaagaagaagaagaagaagaagatgatgatgatgacagacTTTGTTGATCCCCAGGGAGggaattattatattattatataacaaGTAATAGTTGTATTATCAAGGATCTGTGAGGATTTTCTCTCAGCCTCTCACAACATTCTGCCATtcattcaaagtaaaaaaaaagtatagccAACCATCATTATGTGGAATTAGCAACAATAATCCAAGATTACAGTCAGTTATAAAACGTTAGTGTGTTCTGCACTCAATGTTGCCGAGCAAATATTTAGGAAAAAGCAACTTTGGAGTTGACAAATCCAATTGTACATTTAGAATTAAGCCATGTGCATGAATATGAAGTCTTCAATTCTAAATAATTTAAGAGGTCTTGAGAGGTTCTCTTACTCCATTAGGAGTTGCCAACAGATGGCTGAATTAGCCAGACAGAGCTGAAGATACTTTTAATTCTCAAGAAAGAACAACATGTTTTAGCTCAGAAGCCATTGTCTTCAAGATCAAAATTCTCATCAGGCAGTCAAGATGGCGCTGGGCACTATAAAATTTCTACACACACCATGTCCTCCTAATTTAGTTACATGAAAGTAAATAAGTGCAATAAAACAGTAATGGAAATGATTCTTCTGAAGCAGAATGCAGATGATGTGACAGCTAATTAACTATTTTTAGTCACCACAGTTGTGTTGTGGGAGTCTACATGAGCTGTCCTCAGAACTTTATTGGCATCACGATTTGCTGTTATTGATTACGCGAGAGATGTCATAACAGTACGTACATTATTGATAGAGATTTAGAAACTTGTGAGTGACAACTTGTGCCCATCACAGTCTTCAATAACCAGGGCCATTAGTCAAACTGTTAAGGCTcacacagcagcaaacataGTCAGGCTGTAGTATTGATTTCCTTACAAATCTGAGGTGATCTGCCAGAGCCAGTTGACTTTCATGCATATTGCAGGATTCCCAGGAGTGTAAGACGTCAGGCAGCATGATAATTAACCAAATGAACGTCAAATCTGCTGGGAGTTGACTTTGCTGAATACATACTTTATTTGTAACATTTATCTGTGCTTATTCATTGCCAAAATATTGAAAATTATTACAGCAAACTTTGTTGACATTGCACATATTTTCAAGTGTAACAAATCACCGTTTGAAAAAATTAGCGACACCAAACCCTTCAAAGGTTGTTCCGCTGTGGCTACTCGGGGATCATTTCATGGACTAATAATCACCTTTGTCAGtccaaatgttttgtaaattgttcTCATAAATGTAGGATTACACTTGCTCTTTATTGAGAGTTGATGTAAGCTCTGACCATCTAATTTCTTATTATGAAAGATTTAAATTTGGACTTCAGGGTCTAACTGTCAAACCTATTGAGGCCCTTTTATTCTGCCAGTATGCTTCTTAAGCAGTGTTTCCTTGCATGTTGGATAGAGAAATTGCCTCTGAAATCCACTCCCTCACATTATTCTGAAGAGGGGGTGCTGTGTCCAAAAATGTCAGTAACTttccaaaacaaatgaatataTTGTTTGTCTTCATTGTATATCGAGCTAAAGACTTGAGAAGAAGAGCTTAAACAGAAAATAGATGCATAATATTGCTGTTATTAACAATTTAACCTTTTGTCACTGCATTTACTTTTCTTGTTCAAGCCTCATTTTATATTTCTTGTTTGATTTATGTCTGTCCCCATCAGCTAAACATCTTCCAGCTCAGAGCTCGTGGCTATTTTCTCTTCAATTGACACAGTGAAGTGGTGTTGGTGCACTTTAAGTGAAGCCTGAAGAGTAACATAATTTctgaaattttaaaaatgagtgTTGTTTATACACTGCGTTTTGATATGGTTGATTTTATGACTAAGAAGGCTATACACTGTATTCTGTGAATCTTAACAGGGTTccagtgtgtgtggtgtgtgtggggttgAGTAGTGCTAAAGAATGAAGGACTTTGAATCCCAGGAGCTTCAGCAGGGAGTCCATTGAACACTGGAGAATTTGGGTCAgccctttaaaaacaacatagatGTGGTGAGGGATTGAAGTGGTGCAAAATGCCAGAAAGATTAATAGAGCACATTGAGCTGGGATTTTTTTGCGCTAAGAAGAATGGCAGACATTCATTTTGGGATGTGTTTTCCTATGGTTGCTCATTTTTCTTCCTCcattaaaaaatgatgttaaagcatttaaaacatctgactgttctttgtgtttctttgtttgtttgtgtgtgtgtatgtttccaCTTCAGACacgctgtgtgtttgtctgcccATGCGTGATCGAATTGCAAACATTAACCCATATGGGGACAATCTATATGGTCGCAGTCTACATTACAGTTATCTGTAGAGGAGAGTAAAGCGGGGATGTGGGGTAATGTGTTAGCCAGACAGACAGCCGCCTCAGGCACAGTACCCCACACACAACAACCCCCAGTCTAATACTGGAACCCAAGACTGGATCGATTTACACGAAAAAAacagggatggagagagagtgacagaaagCAGCTTTGAGCAAGACCTCTGAATCCCATCTCTCCATTAAGACCCCCACAGAGGGATAGAATTGGGAAATCTGGAAAACTGGATTTTGAATGACCGAAGGGGCAGCGGCTGTATTAGGCAATCCACTTTACTGATGGTAGGGAAAAGATAATAATGGTCCACAGCTTATCTTACATGCCATGACCATGGATCGTTTTTTTAGATTTACAGATTGGACATGTGGAAAGGATGATGCAAAACACGATGGTTATGGTGATGACAGATAATCTGATATAGCAAAAAATATAAGGGAAGCCAGAAACGCAGGCCTATTTAGTTTGGTTAATCGTAGAGATTGTGgggttttatttgtgtgtatgcaatATAACTTGAAATACTTTAGCTAAGAGACTATGTCTTTGCAGTAATGTACTATAATCtttaagctattaaaatatGGAGATCAAAAAGAAAGGACTTTAAtcccaaaaagaaacaaacaaggcaTAAATGTGTACCGCAGCatacaaaaaactgaaatattttcttcTCCACAGTTTGCTTCTTTCACAGATGCAAAATCATGATCggcattgttatttttatgtaaaataaacagacaTTACAGTCACCACCACAAATGATGTTCAAGTGTTTTGAATAAAGCCATCAGTATTTATCGCCTCACATATTACATTCAAACCAAATGAGTCCCTGGGTTTGTAGCgctaaataatttaaaatcatGAATTATTTGATGTGCCAAGCATTACAATCCTtttgaatttcttatttttatctGTTCTTTGAAAAGATGCCATGTGAATATGTTACAGAAGCAGATTGATGAACATTTTAAAGGCTGAACCAATTTCCTGGCATGAAGGAGTGATTGGATTTGTACTCAGCAGTTTCTCATCTCAACTGTTGACACAAAGACccagtgtgtgtgacatttgttAAAAGATTTGTGAACATGACTATTGTGAAAATAAGTTATTTGAGTCATATGCTCTATATTAACACTTGAGTGAAAAAGACCtgtatttgctgttgtgttgcgATGAGTAAAGAAAACTCCACCAAGAGCCTACAATCTTCAATTACATGtacaaacaaaccaaagatTAAATTCCATTCCTCCTAAATAAcatattacaaataaacaatCTGATCTGAAGTCAAGATATTTAAGTAAAACCAGGCAAAATCTTTCAACGC from Etheostoma cragini isolate CJK2018 chromosome 13, CSU_Ecrag_1.0, whole genome shotgun sequence harbors:
- the flrt1a gene encoding leucine-rich repeat transmembrane protein FLRT1, whose protein sequence is MFTIMAPVGVAKLPARLFLLFLILTLRAGMLQFATATIQGYIGDRDIICPSVCRCDEDFIYCNDRGLSSIPSLPPSASVLYLQNNQINNPGLPTSLERQLSIRVVYLYDNELDEFPMHLPPSIRELHLQDNNIRTIPRSALARMPLLEKLHLDDNSISTVSIEDQAFADNPRLRLLFLSRNHLSSIPSGLPASLEELRLDDNRISTIPTHAFRGLASLRCLVLDGNLLANQRIADDTFSRLSNLTELSLVRNSLQTPPVNLPSAHLQRLSLQENALTHMPRGSLDGMHRLLRLDLSGNNLTTLPRGLFKDLDSLGQLLVRGNPWHCGCNLRWLYDWLHARGNSITVRGLTCHGPDRVRDMALVDLTSEMEECEVIRTAGTRDRVGGGGVDSSTTLTPPQGSLFTLHSKRPGLGLPDSGLDYTLSSSGVGKSLALNVKPLSHNSVRVTWSVAQPSSSFRLSWLRLGTGNAMGSITETLVRGDRREYLLSSLQPRSSYIICMVPLAASSESKGAISGDADSDEALVCAKAETTDLTPLEEEDDEESRQMTVLPLAGIIGGATAIVSLALIFGIFCWYGHRTGHLCSRDHYTRSSSRKNKTYDDYIESGTKKDNTILEIRSPGLQMTPMAACQPMQPKPIREDYIIHTIFPSNGTGLYKGDSHVSNAGHGTNRGYREGGIPDIDYCYT